The Silene latifolia isolate original U9 population chromosome 4, ASM4854445v1, whole genome shotgun sequence region TGTCCAATGTGATAATTTGATTTACATTCAGTAAAGAGTAAAAATGTCCCAATAATTTTGTATGAAGTTTTTGTAACAAAAATATAAAACTATCCTGGGTAGATAGGTTAGATTCCATGCCACAGTTACGTTACGTTTCATAATTTGGACCTTTTTACCTTTTTAGTATATTTTTCATCGTTTCTCCCATTTTTTTACATGTTCCTTATTGTTTACTTGCTTAATGCTCATACGGGGGTGTTTAGATGCTTAATGCTCATATAGGGGTGTTTAGATGCAAGCTTACTTTTCCATGATTTAGATGCATATTGAAGAATGTGTTCTGGCTCTAGCCGTAAAAATTAGGGTCACTCTAATTATTCCGCGTTTTCTTTTTTGGTGCATCAGTCTGAAGATCCGTGGCTTAAAAAAGgcctgcgttttttttttttttttggtttgagtGCAAAACTAGCTTGATGGAGCAACTGTTCCAAATGTTTCCAATGATTTAGGCATATAGTTATCCCAGATTCCCAGTTACTCTTCTCTATGTAAAGTTCAACATGAATCTGCTTACAAATTATTACTTAGCCTTCTCTTTTGTGTTCATATAGAAATTTAAAATATAGCTCAAGCATATGtcaatttaaattgatttttttttttttttttttgctgcggTTAAGAGTCTTGATATTTTTTTGTAAAATTAAGTGACTCTTGTTTTGAAGTTAATGTTCGTTCTCCTCTTTGGCAGCCTATGCTCTGTGTTAACGCAGTTAATCCGTACCTGCTCTCCAAAGTTCCGACCCTGCTTCATATTGTAGGTATTAGGAGGAAAATTGGGACAATGCTTCCCCATATTCGCTGCACATATCGGAGGTCTATCTACAGAAGACTTGGATATCGGAAATACCTTCTAGAAACTAATGACTTTTTTGCATTAAGAGACCTCATTGATCTGTCTAAAGGGGCATTTGCAGGTATGGCTTTTATATACTTCACAGCTCCGTTCTCGGCGTTTTCGAGAGTAATAGTTTCTATATTGGCAAATTGCAAATTTTATAAAGTACGTAAACCATGGTCTAAAAAATAACTGGGGGATTGCATGTCAATAAATGTGCGGTCTACTTCATGCGTATCTTCATGTACTAGGGAAACAATAATCACCTTCGGTTAGAGGTGGCAATcaggtcactcgggtcgggtcatatcgggtttgGGTTATGTTGGGTCAGTGACGTGTTTGGGTCGATTCAGTTCATGTCGGGTCATCTACGGGTGGCAAGTTACAACAAGGTGACAATTAAGCTTATATAAAGCTACTAATGATACTCGAATATAACTTGTGGCGTGTTTCCATTTTTGACTTGTGTGCGATTTATAGAAAGATGTTTGATATATTCTGATGAAGTGATGAGTTGAATTTTGTCATAGAATTACTTTTAGGATAATCCAAGTGATGGTTTAACTAAATCATAATGTTCATTGACTCATGTAGCACTGCCAGCAATTTTAGAAGCTGTCTTGAAGAAAATGCAGGAGCATATTATCGAGTTATGTCTGGAATGCTGTGATAATGGCATCCCTTGTGGTGCTCGACGTGCTTGCAGCAATCCTTCCTCCCTAATTTTCCCTTTCCAGGTACATATACTCACACATGTCCGTTTTCCTCACATTAAACGCTTTCCAAACAAATAGGTTGGTGTGAAACTGTCTCAATAAATTATCCCTGAATCTGCATATAACATTTGTACGGTATATAACATATGTATGGTATATGACTATATGTACATATCCTCCGCCTTGTCACATTGGTTGCAAACTACTTGCATCAACACTATCTGCACAGTTGTTTCTTTTGTTTGTTACTGTTAGATCGTGTCTCGAGggtgaaaaaaaaatttaaataaggAACATTATCTGATTATGTATTCTTACATGCTTGACTAAACAAAAAGGATACATTTCAATCTCACAGTTTTGCACATCTAATCCAATTCACGGAGTTTAAAAGAGCTGTCAGCAAATTGAATCCTCAAACTGTCTGAAATTTTATATCTGCCGTGCTCGTAACTCGATGATATTACAGGAAGAGCAGGAGATTCGAAGATGCAAGTCCTGTAAATCAGTATTCCACAAGGATTGCTTCAGTAAACTCGCAGAGTGCCCATGTGGGCTCGTCTTTAAAGAGGTTACCCCAACTCGGTCATTATCAACGCTGACGCTTGGAAATGTGACAGAATTTGATGTAAAATCACCTGTAAAATTTATTTCGAGTTTCTTCACACTGTCAAAACAAGAGAAGTCAAAGGATGATACAGATGAAGATAATGTCATTTTGATGGGATCCTTGCCTACTAACTCTCTTTGATTTGTTGATATTTGTAACACTTGTCCACTATTTGTACTGTCACTCCAGATATATAGGCCATTTTTTTCTGTAGATAAGCTGTGCTTGGAACATTGTATAAATAATATACGGaacacaaatgaaataaaaacGGCAGATTGCATTGTCCGCAATTCCGCATTAAGTTCATCGTCGTGGTTCCTTTTCCGGCAAAATGTGGACGACATTAAAAGGAAAACATAATTGGTCATTTATATACATGTTTTATTAATCAAAATTAAGCGCTCTCTTTTTCTTTACTTGTTGAAATTGAATCATATAGGCGGTCGTATGGTATCATTCAATACTAAACCACTATTATAATTTTCAATACTAAACCAACTCGGGGTAACGACCTTCTATAATTCATGTTCAACAAAATCCAAGTAAAATATTTCCGTCGCCCCCAACTTATTTcagttaatagatcctacaaccagttgtacccaATTGTATGCTCTAGAATCTgagctatataataaagttttcgagttttgttttaaagaagtcgagctataCCATAAAATATTTGAATTCACTCActtaaacataatttttttttttttaagaaaactcaataaaattacacataagctccataagatataacttggttgtatgatgCTACTGTACCACTTGAGGTATAATATTATTTGTGAACTTATTTCCGAAATTGAGTAAACTTGATCCTCCTTATATCACATCCAAACAAGTAACAAGGGAAGGTTAAGATTACAATTTTAATGCTTATAGTTACATCTCAATATTTCATACTCTCTCCATCCCTATTAATAGTTtacaattttctttttttttcgagtGTTTCAGTTAATAGTTTACACTTTTTTGTCTAGTAGATAAACACACTCATGACTCGTGTGGGTGAAGACCATTATATTTTCTCCCCATTTCAAGttgcttttgattttttttgtttaataatTATAAACTCAGTCCTTTCTTTATCTTAATAATTGTGTATAAATCAATTGTAAACTATCGATAGGAATGAgaagtactccctctgtcccggtgatttgttgtccttttccatatttgggtgtctcagtcatttgttgtcctttctattttaagaatgaacttaatgagcaatttgatcattcacactcaatttgttccacttgtcatttagtaattagtCCCTTCctctttctttggtctttgtgccaaaaccaaaggacaacaattgaccagggcggagggagtatatttttatgAACAAATGATCCTCCCATCCCATCCGTTCAAACAATTTTATCTTTAACCATAATTCGCTTATTTAATGGGAGTCACTAGACTTAAAAGGAATAACAATGACCCCCTTCTAGCAGATAGAAAGCAAAAAGAATGGCGAATAAAAAcacaaattaaaatttaaaaatgtAAGAAAAAGACAAAATTAGTTGAGCCTCTCCTGAACACGTCATTCATAGCATTGGAGTATTCCCCAAGATTTCATAACCGTCTTCCACTATATATATTACCAACACACACCAAATACATTCACTCATTTTGGATCAAACCCACTAAAATTCTCAAAAATATCAACAATGTCAGAGAATAATCAGAACAATCTCCTACCAAATATGCCTCAATCTGGTGTAAGTTTTCATTTCTATCACTGATTCATTTTTACTTATATACGTACTAATTGTTTGCGGTTTGGTTATTGTTTTTGGACTCGCAGCCTGTGGACGTCAAAACCGTGGTTGGTTACGGGACACTTTATGGTTGTGCGATTGCAAATGTGGGTAGTAGTATCAAAGCACCAACTTATGTTGTGAGCAGCTTAGCCAAGTATGGAATGCAGTCGAGGTTTGCGGGACGCCGTTATGGAACTGTAGTTGGTGCTGTCTGCTTTGGAGGTCTTACTGCTGCACATGCTGGTTTGCATAATTGGCGTATTCAGAATCGCAGTATTCCTGAGAATGCGTGGGTTAATTACACTGGTTTACTTGCTACTGCATCTGCTGCTTTTATCGGCCTCACTTCGTGTAAGTAAAATCTGAGTAATAATCGTGTCGATTGTCGAATCAGGATATTATTTTGATACTGAACAATTTTTATTGCAGTTCCTGGAACTACTTTTCTCAAGGGTGCAAGGAATGGAATAATTGGAGCGCTTTTAGGTTTTGTGTTAGAATATAAAACGAATCAAGGAACTTCAATCATTAGCTTAagtttttggttgagatggtttcttgacatggtatcagagcctggtgaccaaaaggtcacgggttcgaatctCACCCCCTCTATTCTAAAGTGGATAATCAGAACAGGCAAGGGAATCCCGCCTGCACCCACACTTCaaacccaaaaaaagaaaaaagggccTTCGTGTGAGGGGGAGTGTTAGAATATAAAACGAATCAAGGAACTTCAACCATtagcttaagcttttggttgagatggtttcttgacatTTTGCCATTCACATTCCCCTTTAACCAACTAACCATCTTCTTTATTTCCGTCTTAATACCGAAATTGACTAAACTTGATCCTCGATCCTTTTATCGACATCCTAATAATAAGGGGTAACAATTAACCAAATACAGGTATCTTTGTTGAGAGATATATGGAAGTCAAACTGAGTGAGGAGGAAGGAGATATGGAGCATGGAATCGGAGCAATCGAGAAAGAGTTTGAGGTCCAAGGTTAACAAATGGTTCATCatcaacattattattattagcttTAATTAAATAAGTCAAGTATTTTTACTCTTAATCGTATGGATGTTTAATGTCAAAaagtaacccgtgttttctgGTATTACGTGTTTTAGCTTTTAATTATTTGGAATTTTGACGCCAATAATACCATTGTGTGATGCTAGCACATATAGAGATAGGTGTTTAATCGAGTCACTTAACAATTTCCCGAAAATTAAGGGACCATCATCAATAGTTATTATTATTGTCACAAAAAATAAATACTCATTTTCTGTCCAAAAATAAGTCCATAATAGTAGTACTGTAGTAGTATCAAAGTTTGTTGAAAATACGGAAAAAAGAATCTTTCTAATCGGAGATAACAAACGGAATTTAACTGTGCCCACCATGGCACCATATATGTAACGGCCTTCCACTATATATATAACAACTTCACACAAACACCTTTCATGATTCACATTCTCATAATTTCGGATCAAATTAAAGTATTAAACCCGCTAAAATACTCAAGCCATCAAAAATGGCGTCCAACCTTgaagaaaataataaaaagatagtaatagtaatagtgcCATACCCGGCACAAAGCCACCTTAACATGTCCTTAAATCTGTCCCACCtcattatataataataataataataataataataataataataataataatatcccgGTTCATTATGTTTCGTCTACTCAACATATTAACCAAATCAAGCTCCGTCGCCCGGACCTTACTACTAATGATAACGTCCATGATGGTCTGATTTTCCGAGAATTTCCAATGcctttgttgggttccttatgttgatgataacatgcccatttgatttgtgttatcttagtttaccttttcagaattaatgatgtaatcaagcttagatcaagaagtgttgaagttgttattaatcccattgtatttagtcaagtgtcatctaatgtacaagtgagaaagtagagtatattagagtaatagaaagcAGTCCAGcatattgctttcattagtaaacaatttgtttggattatgccacaactcgtaaaaacttgaagctctctttttatctttcaaatgctttcacgtgactcatatttttcaaagataaaaatcagatttttattaaggaggtggtcttcaataaagagtggtttgaattattattttcaaaatgtttcctctttatgcaaattcaatcctttggctctttaagaaaacaaagaatgctttttgccattttagtgttaacttgtcatcatgtgacttgtcttttctccctttgttttctgaatttgcatgagcttttaaggatatctttcaaaccatctttctctattcttgcctttgcaaaagagtcctctttggtgcaagttttgggtggttgctattgcccttcacatgtgaggtctttgacccttcaaaaccctagcaaccccttcactcacctcctctatataaaccgtgcatcctccttcataaatcctcaagacttttctgaaataattcttccatctttgcaaattatttttaaagctaaaaatcgtgttttatttgcaaaaatctttaaaagtcttcaagtgtcttcaagttgttactgATCGTGGCTCtttgttgcttttctatactaaactctcttgcttatgaattgttgatcttgtaaaagttgtccatctctattctttgttaagaatgtgttagtggaaacttgatcctataacattctaagtgtgtaagtagagtttaggacggagtagtctttaactcttgacaaccggagtaggttgtgagttggcaaccggagtaggttgcgagttagcttgtcataagaacggagtagttcttgtactagctttacaaccggagtaggttggtgtcttttattgtaagggtcttttagttgtcggagtagatcactaaaagaaaagcaataaaaaggtagattggacgtaggcacttgagtatttgccgaaccaattcaaaaatctcgtgttcattgttttttactttatttccgctgcaatttactttgtttgttttgctttgctttgcttaaccttagaagtgATTCATCATCTTTTGTCGCATTTGGTTTGCGTCATATTCcacaaaccgagacaaatagatctgatcgaacgattgttgctttcatacttcagcaaacattcatcgtgatacttgtttagtTTTTCAATATTATCCAAAGTATCTCCTAATCTCTTTTGTTttcgtaactcactttaattcaataaagttggagttataaattttttaaatagtacctaattcaccccctccccctcttaggtacttgaatccataaactcaacagccTTCTTGTGACCACCTTGGCGACTTGTTCCGAACTGTCCATCACCTCCGCACCCCTGTTTCTGACCTTCTCCGTAGTCTCTCTGCCAAGTACCACAAAGTGGTGGTAATCCATGATGCTCTAATGGCGTCGGTTGTGGAGGACGTCAGAGTGTTTCCAATGCTGAGGCGTATACCTTCAATACTGTTTCCACCACCTCTATTTTTGTTAACTCGTTGAGGGTACGTAGTTTTTATTAATCTCTTCTGAGACGGACGGAGTAATATTTATGGGCCAAATAACCAAATTGCTAAAAAAGTGGAGGATGGTTGTCAAATTGGTAAAAAATGTCTCTTTtttgacaaattggtaaaaaaaagttAAGGGAATGTGATAAATTGGCCAAAAAACTATtgctttatttaatttgttaCTAATTTttttgcccgtgcgttgcacggatactaAAATAAGTTGTAATTATAGTGTTTTGCATTACTTATTTTAGTTGTAAAACTCTTATGGTGCATCTAATGTTTGATATACTGTCTTTTTAGATTTCAGTCAGTTAGTAACCTAACGTCATGTCTATATGGAGAAGCAGTAGAGAACAACAAAATGTCTTGATCATCAAGACCTTGTTGGGTTGCGAAATGAGAGGGGAACAATAGCATGCCAAATctcttgtttggttagcaaataaGGTATGAGATAAATGGTGAAGGAATGCAGGGACCAAATAGTACACTCGAGACGATATAATAGAGCAACGTGTGTAGTTAGAATCATTCTcatcatgaaaaaaaaaataactcgATTAAAAGTTAGTGATATAATATTAGCATGACATATATTCCCTTCAATCCATTCCAATGTTCCCACTTTCTATATTCGTACAATCCACTTTCTATATTACAATTATGTCTTTGTAACCACCTTATTAAAACTTCACATTATGACATCTTTTTGTAAACACTCCTAATTAAATCCAAGAATACCCCCACAAAAACAATATAAAGTCATTCCACATTAAAATTTATGCCTTGACCAACGGAGCATTGAATTGGAAGAAGTAGTATAACATTTGATTGTTTAGTTTTGTGCGTAACaaagaaaaaaattgagtttATATACATGATCTTTCAAAGGTTTTTAACCTATATTTATATTACTTGTTGAGTtcttattttatataatatacttttaaaataaaatttatctaTTTAACTTCTCCAATCAATACCTCAATCAACCAACCTTTTCCCATGTCCAAACCCTTCTACCCAACTAACCAACCTAACCCATCAGAGTCAACCTTATTATTGAAGAACCAATTTAGCCCCCGCGTATAAATACCTTTTTCTATCTCCTAAATCACACTCGTAAACGTCAGAGAGTAATCGTACCCATCGAGACTGAACTCTTCCCCTTCCCCAAAGCCTGCCTCCACCCCTCGTAAAAATAAAAACCTTAGAATGAGTTAGAGTAGATTTGGTCCATTGCAATGTTTAGTTTGGTTATCttggaatggagtttgaatcaATTAGAATCTAACTCCATTCTAATCCGTTGAAATCTCATACCCACCTGATCTTCACCAAGGTTTTAAGTTCCATTCCTTTAGTATACAATTTTTTGGGTCAATTGGTTCAAGGTGAAGGAATGGAATGAAACGGAGTATGATACCATAGAATGATAGAGCTATGGGATCCAGAATCTATTACTTTCTAAAATTATTTGATTCATTCTAAACTTGTAAAGGAAAGGAATATAGTTTGATATCAAGGGAGGAATATGGGTATGAAATTCGAAGGGATTGAAATGAAGTTAGAATCcatgggtatctaactccatttcaTAATACACCAACAAAACACTGGAATGGAGCAACTCTATTTTATTCCATTTCAGAAAACCCAACCAAACACCTCTTAGgtcttgttcttttggactgaaattgtttgaactgaacttaatggagctgaactgaactgaacttaatggaattgaattgaactgaaatgaaataataataaaaggattatactaataataataccaataattataaacattataataacaataataccaataataataataaatattataataatattattcattaagaataaatatattattataatataatgataataatctaataagatatataaaaaataaaatagtaatgtaataataataataataataataataataataataataataataatgataatgataccattataaataataataactaaaaaataaatataataataataataataggtttaatataataacttattaatataataatattaagtataataataataataaatatgtaactaataatattaataataatgaatatattaataaaataataaatataatataataacttattaatataatattattaaatataataacagtaataataataataataataataatcattaatatattatgaataatattaataatcattaatatgttatgaataatattaataataatgaatatattaataaaataataaatataatataataataatgataataataataataaatatatattaaatacaaatataataatataaacgatacgaattaattaataaataaaatagtaatataataaatataaaaataagcaTATAACTTGTTGTGAATGGCTGTGATTACAAAGTTGCGTTTCGGAAAAGCTTTAATTATCCCGCATAGTaaattatttgtataaatatTTCATAATATTTATAGACTTTTTATGTGCGAGACTATAAAGTTGTAATAATAGTCGTGTGTATAGTATTCTCTAAATCATTACATATCATAGATTTAATAAAAATATACAAATAATGATATGAAAGCAGTATTATTTCACAAAATATACTCGAtcataatattaatataatattaatattggAAATAGTGGCAAATTAGTTTTGAGGGTTATATGAGACAAATCTAATGCGGTCATATATAAAATGGATAGATGCATTTTTAGTTGGTTGTACAGTAAGTTAGGGGTCGTTTGTCTGCCAGTATAAAAATATGTGAAGAAATAGAAGTTTCcgtgaatttaaaaaaaaaatgaaagcatGTGAATCAATACATATTCAACTTTTTCACTGTTTTAGGTAAATTAGAGTAAtagttttttatatatatatatatcttataaTGAAATATGAATGTAAACAATATAATAAATTAACAATAAATGTAAAAATGTTTTGAAAGATGAGAATTTTAAAACTGGTGGAGAAAAATACATATATCattaacaaaaaaagaaaatatgtaTTATTATCCATAATTAtcatgacattagcaataacaacaTATGTAGGAGCATATTTTAGCGTTCTTTTTGTTCATTACATAAATAAATTCCTTGTACTGAGGGTTGTGCATGGACGCACgtttgtaatataacttaattcaGCATAGGGCCTCCAGGCCTCTTAATACCTccattttcttatattgttagtCAGTTACAAATATTTTATGTTGTTAATTATTATATTTGTTATTCCGAATAAAATTGGAGAGTGCGAATATATCTaagtttttttttctaaattacattaaactTTTCATATTAAAGAACAATATTCTAATTGTAATTGAAAAAGTAGGAAAAGTTAATAATGTTAAAAATAGGTGTAAAAATATTAAAGAataattttctaattctaataagaaaattgtaaataattaattatttcctaattctaataaaaAATTGTAAATATTTAactatctcctaattctaataggaaAAGTGTAAGTAAGTGTCTTGaaaaaaaaagcctcttttagttatatatattgattccTAGAACTAATTTGACAAAAATACCCTTTACCCAAGTCACCTGACTCATAAAAACCGAAAACCAAAGAAATAAGAATCGATAACCAGATGAAGTTTACAACTATACCTGACAAACAGGTCAATtgagtcgggtttgggtcgggccaATTCGGCTCGGGTCATTTCGCGTTGTCATATTACCGGGTTAGTTCGGGCCGGATCGAGTTAAGTTGTTTTGGGTAATTTCCGGGTATGTTGGTCGGGTTATTTCGGGCCAGACTCATATTCGGGTCAATGGttaagacaaaaaaaataatacgTTTATTACTATTACCtatttttagtttaattttgATAATTAATTCTTTATTTTAAAGTGAATTATGTTAATTGTGTTTTTAAATTAGTCATTTATTTGTTCAATTAGAGTTACATTTTCCCCGTCATTTTCGGGTCTGAAGAGTCGAGGACGagggcacctaagagggggagggggtgaattaggtgtctatttaaaatttaagcttaatgaaagcttcttttaaaaaaactcttaaacactttaaacaatgcttagatgaaaggagaagtcgatacttagaactagagagttaaaagtattcaacaacgattcagcaaaCAGAAGTTACAGTGTACTCAACAGTTGATTCTGTAAATAAAGACGTGAGTAGagtgtgcagcggaaataaaacgaaatagacacgactaacgatgtttttaaaaactggttcggtcactactccgcgacctacgtccagcgctatttcattaaacgtctcagaagtaaactcatacaaactaagaccaccccgaataataaaacaactccccaacctactccggttgctaatgcttaaaagctactccgcttccaagacttttgctttgggctactccgccgaaagactccttgcttaaagctactccgcaataagacttttgctttgggctactccgccaaaagacttcatgctcaaaagctactccgcttcgaagacttcatgcttaaggataactctatcctaagacttattttggttctacccggttgttacaagactccacttatctcaatgttgttcactcaattgaacggatgagataaagtttaagtacaaaacacgggatccttgaacacgattaaaacgactaggtgcaacaacaaactcaataaaagactcaaaagataaataaacaaacttgcaaaagattcaaagattttgaaatgaaaaacggttttgcaaagttaatttactcgattgaaagcttaagtctttttcagtttaaaactcgtttgttgcacacttgtaaaaatgaattaagcaagctatttataatgttcaagtagtatactttacattaaaatatcttacactcataagcacaagtgattaaaatattgtaagtagtttgcttgggcaacatgcaaAGCCAACCGAAATGCTCTCCAAgaaaccgagtattcttcctcaagaaatcggtgcctaagattgcaagaaaCCAGGTTGTGCACACATACAAAAATAGGCtgggtttttcaacaagaaacaagcataaatggttgtgtttatgggaaccataaacatttccataaatgtaaaagcaagcaacccatttatagtaagtgtcttattgtgcaagcaaactccttagcaagtCATTGAAAGCTCTATATTCTTTAAAAGACTTCAAAGAATTTCCAGAAAACATTTGTGAAAGTTAAAAGCACTTTAACAaatcaaatattttcgaaatatttctttcaaagacgagccttaattaactgttga contains the following coding sequences:
- the LOC141652126 gene encoding uncharacterized protein LOC141652126, giving the protein MSENNQNNLLPNMPQSGPVDVKTVVGYGTLYGCAIANVGSSIKAPTYVVSSLAKYGMQSRFAGRRYGTVVGAVCFGGLTAAHAGLHNWRIQNRSIPENAWVNYTGLLATASAAFIGLTSFPGTTFLKGARNGIIGALLGFG